A single window of Polyodon spathula isolate WHYD16114869_AA chromosome 2, ASM1765450v1, whole genome shotgun sequence DNA harbors:
- the LOC121327613 gene encoding protein S100-P-like: MSQLETAMAIIMKTFDKYSGTDDNKGCLSKAELKTLMEKEFPSFLKSAKNQDEVDQLMKALDHNGDSQVDFNEFVILIAALTCACHGCSGKK; this comes from the exons ATGTCTCAGCTGGAAACCGCAATGGCAATCATCATGAAAACCTTTGACAAGTACTCAGGTACAGACGATAACAAGGGCTGTCTCAGCAAAGCAGAGCTCAAGACACTTATGGAAAAAGAGTTTCCAAGTTTTCTCAAG AGTGCTAAGAACCAAGACGAGGTTGATCAACTGATGAAGGCCTTGGATCACAATGGAGATTCTCAAGTGGACTTCAACGAGTTTGTCATTCTCATTGCTGCTTTAACCTGTGCTTGCCATGGCTGCAGTGGTAAAAAATAA